In a single window of the Oncorhynchus tshawytscha isolate Ot180627B unplaced genomic scaffold, Otsh_v2.0 Un_contig_11018_pilon_pilon, whole genome shotgun sequence genome:
- the LOC121845797 gene encoding zinc finger protein 229-like: MSEPGSGCGVPVQRSSQQGPEMLSVKLGDCSQTVELNVIVKEEEEEREINEGEAEEREEDRDSVDSGMSPNPDSVNKPSSTASRLPGQGSYSCPQCEKSFSSSTILKNHQRVHTGEKPFHCLACGKSFSEKVNLKRHERVHSGEKPYHCTQCGKSFNHSGSLKEHQRIHTGEKPYHCALCRKHFSQPGSLKKHQRIHTGEKPYHCSQCGKNFRFAGDLKSHQRSHSGEKPYHCSQCGEGFTQLRRLKRHQRIHIGGKPVCVLNVIVKEEEVEREIKEEEKREVEEEEDNSGIVDPDTSTLPGCSLYPCHQCGKSFRSSSNLQNHQKVHTGEKPYHCSECGEGFTQLLRLKSHQIIHNGGKPVCELNVIVKEEEVEREIKDEEKREVEEEEDNSSVVDPDTPRLPDRGRYPCHQCGKSFRSSSNLKNHQRVHTGEKPYHCSQCGRGFSEKVNLKRHGKVHSGKKPYHCTQCEKSFNYSGSLKEHQRIHTGEKPYHCSLCGKSFSQPGNLKKHQRIHTGEKPYHCSLCGKSFSQPGNLKKHQRVHTGEKLYHCSHCGGFTQLRSLKSHEKIHIGGSLPVLSM, from the exons ATGTCTGAACCAGGTTCTGGTTGTGGTGTTCCAGTCCAGAGAAGCTCACAGCAGGGTCCAGAGATGCTGTCAGTGAAGCTGGGGGACTGCAGTCAAACAGTGGAACTCAATGTGAttgtcaaagaggaggaggaggagagagaaatcaaTGAGGGGGAGGCGGAAGAGcgagaggaggacagggactcTGTTGACTCAG GAATGAGCCCCAACCCAGACTCAGTCAACAAGCCCAGTTCCACAGCATCAAGACTACCTGGACAAGGGAGTTATTCGTGCCCTCAATGTGAGAAGAGTTTCAGTTCCTCAACTATTCTAAAGAATCATCAAAGAGTACACACTGGAGAAAAACCTTTCCACTGCTTggcatgtgggaagagtttcagtgAGAAAGTAAACCTTAAGAGACACGAGAGAGTACAtagtggagagaagccttaccactgcacccaatgtgggaagagcttcaatcaTTCTGGAAGCCTTAAGGAACACCAGAGAATacatacaggggagaagccttaccactgcgcTCTTTGTAGAAAGCATTTCAGTCAGCCAGGAAGCCTTAAGAAACACCAGAGAATTCATACAGGGGAGAAACCTTACCACTGCTCACAGTGTGGAAAGAATTTTCGTTTCGCAGGAGACCTAAAGAGTCACCAGAGATCACAcagtggagagaagccttaccactgttcTCAGTGTGGCGAGGGATTCACTCAGCTCAGGCGTCTTAAACGTCATCAGAGGATACACATTGGAGGGAAGCCTGTCTGTGTTTTAAATGTGATTGTCAaagaggaggaggttgagagggAAATCAAAGAGGAGGAAAAGCGAGAagttgaggaagaggaggacaataGTGGTATTGTTGACCCAGATACATCAACATTACCTGGTTGTAGTCTTTACCCCTGccatcaatgtgggaagagtttccgTTCCTCAAGTAATCTACAGAATCATCAAAAAGTACACACTGGagaaaagccttaccactgctctgagTGTGGGGAGGGATTCACTCAGCTACTACGTCTTAAAAGTCATCAGATAATACACAATGGAGGGAAGCCTGTTTGTGAGTTAAATGTGATTGTCAaagaggaggaggttgagagggAAATCAAAGATGAGGAAAAGCGAGAagttgaggaagaggaggacaataGTAGTGTAGTTGACCCAGATACACCAAGACTGCCTGATCGTGGTCGTTACCCATGtcatcaatgtgggaagagtttccgTTCCTCAAGTAATCTAAAGAATCATCAAagagtacacacaggagagaaaccttaccactgctcccaatgtGGGAGGGGTTTCAGTGAGAAGGTAAATCTTAAGAGACATGGCAAAGTACATAGTGGAAAGAAGCCTTATCACTGCACCCAATGTGAGAAGAGCTTTAATTATTCAGGAAGCCTTAAGGAACACCAGAGAATacatacaggggagaagccttaccactgctctctaTGTGGTAAGAGTTTCAGTCAGCCAGGAAACCTTAAGAAACATCAGAGAATacatacaggggagaagccttaccactgctctctTTGCGGTAAGAGTTTCAGTCAGCCAGGAAACCTTAAGAAACATCAGAGAGTACATACAGGCGAGAAGCTTTACCACTGCTCTCATTGTGGGGGGTTCACTCAGCTAAGAAGTCTTAAAAGTCATGAGAAAATACACATTGGAGGAAGCCTGCCTGTGCTTTCAATGTGA
- the LOC112234049 gene encoding zinc finger protein 239-like: MSEPGPGCGDPAQRSSQQGPEVVSVKLEDCGQTLELNVIVKEEEEREIKEEENSDSGKSSNPDSDSKPSPTASGNRRQKPQPCSSNSFICPTHLKSHQPTPKINKTYLCRKCGKSFQTPSKLKAHQSMHNGENPYPCSQCEKSFNHSGRLKDHQRVHTGEKPYHCSLCGKSFSQLGNLKTHQKNHKPYHCSQCGKSFSEKVKLTGHERVHSGEKPYHCTQCGKSFNYYSVLKEHQRVHTGEKPYHCTLCGKSFSWATNIRNHQLRHIGEKPTCTLNVIVKEEEGEQRHIKAEEREVEVEVKEEAT, from the exons ATGTCTGAGCCGGGTCCTGGCTGTGGTGATCCGGCCCAGAGGAGCTCACAACAGGGTCCAGAGGTGGTGTCAGTGAAGCTGGAGGACTGCGGTCAAACACTGGAGCTCAATGTGattgtgaaagaggaggaggagagagaaatcaaGGAGGAAGAAAACAGTGACTCGG GAAAGAGCTCCAACCCAGACTCAGACAGCAAGCCCAGTCCCACAGCATCAGGAAACCGCAGACAGAAGCCCCAACCCTGCTCTAGCAACAGTTTTATTTGTCCAACTCACCTCAAATCACACCAACCAACTCCCAAAATAAATAAGACTTACCTTTGCCGtaaatgtgggaagagttttcaGACACCAAGCAAGCTAAAGGCTCATCAGAGTATGCACAATGGAGAGAATCCTTACCCCTGCTCCCAGTGTGAGAAGAGCTTCAATCATTCAGGAAGACTTAAGGACCATCAAAGAGTACATActggggagaagccttaccactgctctctttgtgggaagagtttcagtcAGTTAGGAAACCTGAAGACTCATCAGAAAAATCacaagccttaccactgctcacaatgtgggaagagtttcagtgAGAAAGTAAAACTTACGGGACATGAGAGAGTACATAGtggagagaaaccttaccacTGTACCCAatgtgggaaaagcttcaattATTATTCAGTACTTAAGGAACATCAAAGAGTacatacaggggagaagccttaccactgcacactttgtgggaagagtttcagttGGGCAACAAACATAAGGAATCATCAGTTAAGACACATTGGAGAGAAACCTACATGTACTCTCAATGTGATTGTCAAAGAGGAGGAGGGCGAACAGAGACACATTAAGGCAGAAGAGCGAGAAGTTGAGGTAGAGGTGAAGGAAGAGGCTACATAA
- the LOC112234050 gene encoding zinc finger protein 271: MSEPGPGCGDPAQRSSQQGPEVVSVKLEDCGQTLELNVIVKEEEEREIKEEENSDSGKSSNPDSDSKPSPTASGNHKQCRQKPQPCCSDSFICPTHLKSLKQTPKIKKTYLCSQCGKSFSRTGDLKSHERSHSKKALPLRSMWGGIHSAWKSKKRSKESQRSHSREKPYHCSLCGKSFNQPGNLKSHQRIHIEEKPTSTVNVIVKEEEGERKINDKVKREVEESNGVVDSGTSRLPGRGSYPCPQCGKNFSSSSNLKNHQRVHTGEKPFHCSVCGKRFREKAHLKRHERVHNGEKPYNCFECGKNFRVEETLQKHQRIHTGEKPHHCSLCEKSFNHSGSLKEHQRIHSGEKPYHCSLCGKSFHHSGTFKKHQQRHIGVKPTCNLNVIVKEEDDDCTLNVIVKEEDDDCTLNVIVKEEDGDCTPNVIVKEKDDDCTPNVIVKEEDDDCTLNVIVKEEDDPDTSRLPDCGRYPCPQCGKNFSSSSNLKNHQRVHTGEKPFHCSACGKSFSEKANLKRHERVHEKEKRGVEEEEKTGSVVDPGTSRLPGRGSYPCPQCGKSFSSLGNLNNHQKVHTGEKPYHCSQCGKSFSEKANLKRHEIVHSGEKPYHCTQCGKNFRAADTLQKHQRIHTGEKPNHCYFCGKSFDNLGSLKEHKKIHNGEKPYHCTQCGKSFNYSGNFKKHQRIHIGENPTFILNVIVKEEEEDGKEREVEVEEREVKEEAT, from the exons ATGTCTGAGCCGGGTCCTGGCTGTGGTGATCCGGCCCAGAGGAGCTCACAACAGGGTCCAGAGGTGGTGTCAGTGAAGCTGGAGGACTGCGGTCAAACACTGGAGCTCAATGTGattgtgaaagaggaggaggagagagaaatcaaGGAGGAAGAAAACAGTGACTCGG GAAAGAGCTCCAACCCAGACTCAGACAGCAAGCCCAGTCCCACAGCATCAGGAAATCATAAACAATGCAGACAGAAGCCCCAACCCTGCTGTAGCGACAGTTTTATTTGTCCAACTCACCTCAAATCACTCAAACAGACTCCCAAAATAAAGAAGACATACCTCTGCtcccaatgtgggaagagtttcagtcGGACAGGAGACCTAAAGAGTCACGAGAGATCACACAGTAAAAAAGCCTTACCACTGCGCTCGATGTGGGGAGGGATTCACTCAGCTTGGAAGTCTAAAAA GAGATCTAAAGAATCACAGAGATCACACAGtagggagaagccttaccactgctctctTTGTGGGAAGAGTTTCAATCAACCCGGAAACCTAAAGAGTCATCAGCGAATACACATAGAAGAGAAGCCTACCAGTACTGTCAATGTGATTGtcaaagaggaggagggtgagaggaaaATCAATGATAAGGTAAAGAGAGAAGTTGAGGAAAGTAATGGTGTAGTTGACTCAGGTACATCAAGACTACCTGGTCGTGGGAGTTACCCCTGTCCTCAGTGTGGGAAGAATTTTAGTTCCTCAAGTAATCTAAAGAATCATCAAAgagtacacactggagagaaacctttccACTGCTCAGTATGTGGGAAGCGTTTCCGTGAGAAAGCACACCTTAAGAGACATGAGAGGGTACATaatggagagaagccttacaaCTGCTTCGAATGTGGGAAGAATTTCCGTGTGGAAGAGACCCTACAGAAACACCAGagaatccacacaggagagaagcctcacCACTGCTCTCTTTGTGAGAAGAGTTTTAATCATTCAGGAAGCCTTAAAGAACATCAAAGAATACATAGTGGagaaaagccttaccactgctctctTTGTGGGAAGAGCTTCCATCATTCAGGAACCTTTAAGAAACATCAGCAAAGACACATTGGAGTGAAACCTACCTGTAATCTCAATGTGATTGTCAAAGAGGAGGATGATGACTGTACTCTCAATGTGATTGTCAAAGAGGAGGATGATGACTGTACTCTCAATGTGATTGTCAAAGAGGAGGATGGTGACTGTACTCCCAATGTTATTGTCAAAGAGAAGGATGATGACTGTACTCCCAATGTGATTGTCAAAGAGGAGGATGATGACTGTACTCTCAATGTGATTGTTAAAGAGGAGGATGACCCAGATACATCAAGACTACCTGATTGTGGTCGTTACCCCTGTCCTCAATGTGGAAAGAATTTTAGTTCCTCGAGTAATCTAAAGAATCATCAAAgagtacacactggagagaaacctttccACTGCTCTgcatgtgggaagagtttcagtgAGAAAGCAAACCttaagagacatgagagagtacatgagaaggaaaagagaggagttgaggaagaggagaaaaCTGGTAGTGTAGTTGACCCAGGGACATCAAGACTACCTGGCCGTGGGAGTTACCCCTGtcctcaatgtgggaagagtttcagttCCTTAGGTAATCTAAATAATCATCAAAAAGTACACacgggagagaagccttaccactgcagccaatgtgggaagagcttcagtgAGAAAGCAAACCTAAAGAGACATGAGATAGTGCAtagtggagagaagccttaccactgcaccCAATGTGGGAAGAATTTCCGTGCGGCagataccctacagaaacaccagagaatccacacaggagagaagcctaaCCACTGCTATTTTTGTGGGAAGAGCTTTGATAATTTAGGCAGCCTTAAGGAACATAAAAAAATACACaatggagagaagccttaccactgcactcaatgtgggaagagcttcaattACTCAGGAAATTTTAAGAAACATCAAAGAATACATATTGGAGAGAATCCTACCTTTATTCTCAATGTGAttgtcaaagaggaggaggaagatggaaaagagagagaagttgAGGTCGAGGAGAGAGAAGTGAAGGAAGAGGCTACATAA